A segment of the Streptomyces sp. P9-A2 genome:
GACGTGCACATTGCTGACGGGGGGACCGAGTGGGACCCGTTCGCGGTCCGGTACCCGGTCCAGGACCTCGTGGTTGGTGTCGTCGCAGGTCTCGGTCAAGCCGTAGGCGTTGACCAGCTTGATGCCGGGCTCGGCCGCGAACCAGCGCTGCGTGAGCTCCTTCTTCAACGCCTCACCGGTGACAGACACGCACCGCAGGCCGGGCAGCTCGCGCGGGTGCTGCTCCAGATACGTCAGGACGACTTCGAGGTACGACGGCACGACCTGGAGCACGGCGGCCCGACCGCGGGCGATCCTGTCGACGAACCGCTGGACGTCCAGGACCACCTCCTGCTCGACCAGCAGGGTCTGCCCGCCCACCAGGAGGGCGGACAACAGTTGCCACAGCGAAATGTCGAAGCACTGCGGGGCGGTCTGGGCGACGACCTGTCCCTCGCCGACGTCGAGTTCCAGGTCCTCGATCTTGGCGTAGAGGTGGTTGAGCATGCCCGCGTGTTCGCACATCGCGCCCTTGGGCTCTCCGGTAGAGCCGGAGGTGAAGTAGATGTAGGCGAGTTGGTCCGGTGTGACGGTGATGCCCAGGTCGTCGTCGCGACCGCCCTCGTCGTAGGCCGTGCCGATGAAGAGCTTCCGGACTCCTGGTAGCGAGTCCAGGGCCTGGTCGAGCGATTCGGTGCTTCCGGGTTCGGTGAGCACGAGCCCGCACTCGGCGCGGGAGAGCATGGCCGCGATGCGATCGGCCGGGAAGCGCGGCTCAGCGGGCAGGTACACGCCTCCGGCCTTGAAGACCGCGAGGACGGCGGCCATCCAGTCCAGGTTTCTCTCGGTCACCACCGCGACGACACCTTCGCGTCGCAGCCCTCGCGCCAACAGGGCTCGTGCCAGCTGATTGGCACGAGCGTTGAGCTCCTGGTAGGTCCACTCCCGGTCGCCGTGCACGGCCGCGACGGAATTCGGGTGCAGCCTCACCCGCTGTTCGAACAGTTCGTGCATCCGGGCGTCCGGCAGGGTACGGCGCGGTCCGGACAGTCCTTCGAGCTGGAACCGGAGTTCCTCGTCGGAAAGCAGACTCTGCCGTGCGTGCTCGGTATCCGGATCCGCTGCGATGAGCGCGAGCGCGGTGAGGTGGTACCCGGTGATCCTGGCGGCGTAGTCCGCGTCGAGTACGTCGGTCCGGTACCGCAATCGCAGCGTGGGCCGGCCGTTGGGCTCCGAGAGCGCCATCCACAGCACGGTGTCTCCGGCGAGATCGTCGGTGACGCCCGTCGCGCAGGGACCGAAGGCCGGATTCGGATCGAGGACGGTCTCGACCGATGGTTCGGTGAGGTCCAACTCGTGCCTGAGTTCGTCGACCGGAAAGTCCTTGTGCGACAGCAGTTCCGACGCGACGCGATGGGTGTCGACCAGGAGCGCCCGCCATGATGTCGGTGCGGTCGTCAGCCGGCAGGGCAACGGTCGGCCGCCCTCCTCTGCGACGTAGCCGGTCGTGACCTCGTGCTCGCCTGACAGCGCGGCGAGTACCTTGGCGTGCGCGGCCAGCATCACGGAGTCGAGAGGCATCGTGAGATCCTTCGCCAACCGGCGCAAGGCGTTCATGACGTCGTCCGAGATCGTGGCCTCGTGCTCGGCAACGCCCGTCATCGGACGGAGTGTCCACCGAGGGATCGTGGTGGATCCGCCGGTGACGAGCACACTGCGCCAGAATTCCTGGTCCGCCACTCGCGTTGCCATCGATCAGTCCCTCTCCACTCGCCGTGGCCACCCTGTCTGTCGCCGCCGACCAGACCGGCTCCTCTGTCGTCGTTGGTGTCGGCAGACCGGGCTGTCCGGCCGGTCTGCCGGCCTGACCAAGGTGGTCCTGTGCTACCCCTGCCGCGCCGGTGCCGGCGGCTGACCGGGGGCATCGCTCATCTCTGTGGCTGGGTTGCCACCCCACCGCGCGTTCTGCGGGACTTCCTCGCCCTTCATGAGAAAGGAGTCGGGTGCAAGTACTGAGCCGTCACCCATCGTCACTCCGTAGTGGACGTGGGAGCCGACACCGAGGGTGCATCCGTCTCCTATCGTGCTGCGGTCGGACTTGAAGGTGCCGTCCTCCTGAGAGTGGCATTGGATCTTGCTCCCCGCATTGAGAGTGCAGTCGTTCCCGATGGTGGTGAGCATCCGCTCCGTCAGATAGCAGCCATCGTCAAAGATCCTGCTGCCCAGCCGAACACCCAGGAGCCGCCAGATCACGTTCTTGAAGGGGGTGCCGTTGAAGATGTTGAGGTATTCGTCAGGAACCTTCCACAGACGCTCGTGCCACCAGAAATACGGGTCGTAGATGGAGCACACCTGCGGTCGCAGCCCGCGGAAAGCCACGATGGCACGCTCCACCAGTACGAAATAGAGGGGGGCGAATGCCAGAGTGACCACCAGGAATGCCGCGATCGCCACATATCCGAAGGATCCGTACAGTTCGACATCTGCGAGGGCGAGTACCGTGACGACGAAGAGGAAAAACCACCGTACGAGTAGGAAGAGGACCATCGACCGGATATTGAAGCGGTTCTTGGCAGCGAGGTTGCGGTGCAACTCGGCCCCGGCCCGCATGTGGTCGAACCGCAGGTCGCGCTCCACCGACCGGGGAATCTCGAAGCACGGCGAGCCGAGCAGACCCACTCCCTCGCGTACCTCGCCATCGAGTGGAACCATCACCTTCGTTGCGAGGAGACAGTTGTCGCCCGTCTTCGCTCCAGACGGATACGCGATGTTGTTCCCGAGGAAATTGTGCCGCCCGATCGACGCATGGGACACCCGGAAAGACGTGCTCGAAAAGTCGGCATTGACGATCGAAAGGCCGTCAGCGATCATTGTGCTGCTGCCGACAGAGCACAGATACGGGGTCTCGTGCTGTACTTCCGTGCCGAAGTTGGATCCGGTTTGCTCCACCTGGGACAGGTCGTACCCAAGGCCACGCAGATAGTGGACGATGTAGGAGCTGTCGCCGAAGAGCCAGGTGAAGAACTTCACGTTGGTGATGCGTGCGATCGCCCGGTGCATTGAGTAATGAAAGCCGTACAGTGGATATACCTTGCCCGGCTTGACGAACAAATTCAACAGGCGCGGCACGGTGAACAGAACGAAGATGCCCACAACGACGAAGCTGAAGAATAGAATGCAGGAAACGATCAGCGCGTCGACATAGAGCTCAGACGACACGAGCCCTGCCCCGCCCTGTTCCAGCCGGCCGTTGAGCGACGGGACTTCTGTCAACAGTATGTACAGGCCCCCGACGGCCAACGGCACGGAGAGAAAGAACAGCTGACCCACTGTGGCGAGGCCGAAGCCGACCCGCCGCAAAGTGCCGCACCTGGCCGGCGGGATCCGCACATAGTCGAGCTCAGTGCGCTGAGCCGGAGATCCGTGCCACCGCTGGTCGCCGGGGACCGCCTGGTGGCTGTGCAGTGATGACGCATGACCGAGCTGCGCTCCGTCGCCCATCGACGTGGCAATGTCGAGCACGGTCTTCTCACCGATGAAAACGTTCCGGCCAAGAGTGACCGGGCCCGTCTGAATACGGCCGGCGTGCGCCCGGTAGCAAAGGAAGAACGACTCCTTGCGGATCACTGTACCGGCGCCGATCGTGAGCAGGTCGGTGCAGACCGGAACGTTGCGCGAGAGGATCGTGACATCTGTGCCGATGCGTGCGCCGAGTGCCCGTAGATAGAGCACATAAAGGGGATTGCCGACGAAGAGGACCATTGGGTTGGCGTGGAGTAGCACCTTGACGGTCCAGAAGCGCAGATAAGTCAGACCCCAGACCGGGAACGCGCGCTCTTTCCACCGGCCGATAAGGATCCATTTGGCCACGATCGGGAAAGTGCACATGCCGAGGAATCCGGCACCGCCGAAGATGACCGATCGCAGGTAGATGTCCGTCACATTCGAGCCGGCGGATATCCAAGCATAACCATGTGCGGCGAGAATTGCAGCGAGGAAAGAATATCCTAGGAAAAGCAGGAACTGTAGCGTTCCGCAGAGGATGTACTGCAGCGTACCGATTGGAGTCACGGCCTCCGAGGATGCTGGGTCCGGCGGGCTGACGGGGGCGGCTGTGACAGCGATACCGGTTCCGGCATCGGTGAGCGCCGCCGCCAGGCTGCGGATCGTCCGGTAGCGGTAGATGTCCTTTATCGACACTGACGGCAGATCCGCCCGCTTCCTGACGCGTGCACAGAATTGCGCCATCACCAATGAATTAGCGCCGAGGTCATCGAAGAAATTACTGTCGACCGGCACCTGCTCGATGTGCAGGACGCCGGCGAGTATCTCGGCGAGATCCCTTTCCGCGTCTGTCGACAGGCTGTTTTCTTTCGATGGGCTGTGCGTCCTGTGCTTGGTTGCTCCAGATTCATCCGGCAAGGTCGTCAGGGACTCCGCAGACTTCTTCAGCATGCAAGCTCCTTGAGTACTCACGGAACCATCACGTTCTGGCCTCTGTTGTCCACCGGCGGGGCCCATCGACTCGATCGCGGTGGCGCGACACGAGGAGTCGTCGATGCCGGAGGGCTCGGTTGCCACGGCCTCGATGCCGGGTATGCAGAGCAGGTTCGTGTTACTGAGACAGAACTTGTGGTGTCGTTTCTCTACTCGGCCCGGATTGACCGAATGGGTTCCCGAGATGCCGTTCGTCATTCTGTGGGTCTCGAGGCGATGACCGAGATCGCCCGGATTGAGAAGCGACGCCCCAAACATGCGGCGGTAAGTGGTGAGGACCCCCATCGGATTCGGGCCCTGGTCTTGTGCAACGTTGAGGTGGGGGCGGGGAACGCCCGACTCCTCGAACGGCTGTGGCATTCCGGAGGGGGCGTGACGGAAATTTCGATCCCCTCCGGCCCCGGACGGCCGGCAAATGCGCGGGAAACGCACGGCGAGGTGCTTCTCGACTACCGCCTGCGCATCAACGGGGAGGCAGGCTGTGGCGGAATGACTCTGCCGCGGGCCGTAATGCGGACCTAACTGCGGCAGTGCCGGTTGGACGTCTGGCGGTACGCAACGTCGTACCCGGACCTGTATCCGTCGCGGTAGCCGCGTCGGTAGTCACGGTTGCCCTGACGGGTCCGGTCGTCGTAGTTGTCGCGGTAGTCGCAGTGGCGACCGTCCCTGCGCCCATCGCGGAGCCCGTCGCGGAGCCCGTCGCGGACGCCGCGCCGGTAGTCGGCGATTGAGGTGGGCGCCAGAGCCTGGCCGGCCTCCGGTGCCACTGCGGTCGCGGCCTGGGGAACGGCAGCGGAGGCTTGCGAGACCGTGGTTAACGGGAGCGCAAAGGCGGTTGCGAAGACGAGCGGACTCACGAGTGAGACCGCGATCCTCTGTGCACGCATGACGATCTCCTTCCGGTAGTGAGGCCTTGGGGAAATTTGACTGCACTACCGAGGCGATGGGAGAAATCGGGTGTTCGCTGCAGACGGCGCTGCGCGAAGGGGAAGGTGGCCGTGTACCGGTAGTCACCTCGTGTTTACTGTGCCCTCTGCGCAAGAGCGGGGTTTGCTCATGACGCGGCCTTCATTCCTTGGTACCTCACTTTCGCTTGCCTGTCCTGTTTTCGACAACATGTTTGGGTGTGGGTGAGTGGCGGGATGGCGGCTGATGGGCGTCAGCGGAATCGCGACATGTATGTCCTGGTAGTGGGGGTGGGGCGGGGTAGGGTCTGCCGTTCTCACGGTCGGCTCGAAGCTTCTGGTACGGGTTCAACACCCCAAGTCGGTGGTGATGAGCAGTTCGTGACGGGCAGGGCGGCGATCTCCTCGT
Coding sequences within it:
- a CDS encoding Pls/PosA family non-ribosomal peptide synthetase, whose product is MLKKSAESLTTLPDESGATKHRTHSPSKENSLSTDAERDLAEILAGVLHIEQVPVDSNFFDDLGANSLVMAQFCARVRKRADLPSVSIKDIYRYRTIRSLAAALTDAGTGIAVTAAPVSPPDPASSEAVTPIGTLQYILCGTLQFLLFLGYSFLAAILAAHGYAWISAGSNVTDIYLRSVIFGGAGFLGMCTFPIVAKWILIGRWKERAFPVWGLTYLRFWTVKVLLHANPMVLFVGNPLYVLYLRALGARIGTDVTILSRNVPVCTDLLTIGAGTVIRKESFFLCYRAHAGRIQTGPVTLGRNVFIGEKTVLDIATSMGDGAQLGHASSLHSHQAVPGDQRWHGSPAQRTELDYVRIPPARCGTLRRVGFGLATVGQLFFLSVPLAVGGLYILLTEVPSLNGRLEQGGAGLVSSELYVDALIVSCILFFSFVVVGIFVLFTVPRLLNLFVKPGKVYPLYGFHYSMHRAIARITNVKFFTWLFGDSSYIVHYLRGLGYDLSQVEQTGSNFGTEVQHETPYLCSVGSSTMIADGLSIVNADFSSTSFRVSHASIGRHNFLGNNIAYPSGAKTGDNCLLATKVMVPLDGEVREGVGLLGSPCFEIPRSVERDLRFDHMRAGAELHRNLAAKNRFNIRSMVLFLLVRWFFLFVVTVLALADVELYGSFGYVAIAAFLVVTLAFAPLYFVLVERAIVAFRGLRPQVCSIYDPYFWWHERLWKVPDEYLNIFNGTPFKNVIWRLLGVRLGSRIFDDGCYLTERMLTTIGNDCTLNAGSKIQCHSQEDGTFKSDRSTIGDGCTLGVGSHVHYGVTMGDGSVLAPDSFLMKGEEVPQNARWGGNPATEMSDAPGQPPAPARQG
- a CDS encoding non-ribosomal peptide synthetase, with translation MATRVADQEFWRSVLVTGGSTTIPRWTLRPMTGVAEHEATISDDVMNALRRLAKDLTMPLDSVMLAAHAKVLAALSGEHEVTTGYVAEEGGRPLPCRLTTAPTSWRALLVDTHRVASELLSHKDFPVDELRHELDLTEPSVETVLDPNPAFGPCATGVTDDLAGDTVLWMALSEPNGRPTLRLRYRTDVLDADYAARITGYHLTALALIAADPDTEHARQSLLSDEELRFQLEGLSGPRRTLPDARMHELFEQRVRLHPNSVAAVHGDREWTYQELNARANQLARALLARGLRREGVVAVVTERNLDWMAAVLAVFKAGGVYLPAEPRFPADRIAAMLSRAECGLVLTEPGSTESLDQALDSLPGVRKLFIGTAYDEGGRDDDLGITVTPDQLAYIYFTSGSTGEPKGAMCEHAGMLNHLYAKIEDLELDVGEGQVVAQTAPQCFDISLWQLLSALLVGGQTLLVEQEVVLDVQRFVDRIARGRAAVLQVVPSYLEVVLTYLEQHPRELPGLRCVSVTGEALKKELTQRWFAAEPGIKLVNAYGLTETCDDTNHEVLDRVPDRERVPLGPPVSNVHVYVVDEHLSPVPLGAPGEIVFSGVCVGRGYVNDPDRTKQAFMPDPHREGARLYRSGDRGRWLPEGKLEFLGRRDTQVKIRGFRIEIGEIENTLLQVPGVRDGAVVVVERPDRSKHLVAFCSGPTSLPVEDLRNRLGESLPEYMVPSAFHWRERLPLTANGKTDKRALAALVEEPDVVEDDEKGTHVPGTPTEQRLAAAWAEVLGIPRDQIDGRAHFFDRGGTSLSAVQLVIAMDRAVSLKDVTRHPVLADLAALVDGRADRRSGLLQSLCEPAGAPTGALVCFPYAGGNAVNYQPMAKALQGSGIAVYAVELPGHDVAAESELFASMADVVAQVVAEITECGLRGVLLWGHSSGAAFAVETARQLEDRGVGVQRVFIGAQLLGNAADRRDAVTELTGLSDAEIAAKLSADSGYAELHELDAQRAEHIGAAYRHDCVSAHRYFADLLDTPPAVKLSVPVTVVVATDDPITADHPRRHRDWEFLSVHVDLQELAEGGHYFLRSRPSETAQAVLRTAEPPPAS